In the genome of Delphinus delphis chromosome 15, mDelDel1.2, whole genome shotgun sequence, one region contains:
- the BTBD3 gene encoding BTB/POZ domain-containing protein 3 isoform X2, whose translation MFNNDLMADVHFVVGPPGGTQRLPGHKYVLAVGSSVFHAMFYGELAEDKDEIRIPDVDPAAFLAMLKYIYCDEIDLAADTVLATLYAAKKYIVPHLARACVNFLETSLSAKNACVLLSQSCLFEEPDLTQRCWEVIDAQAELALKSEGFCDIDFQTLESILRRETLNAKEIVVFEAALNWAEVECQRQDLALSIENKRKVLGKALYLIRIPTMALDDFANGAAQSGVLTLNETNDIFLWYTAAKKPELQFVSKARKGLVPQRCHRFQSCAYRSNQWRYRGRCDSIQFAVDKRVFIAGFGLYGSSCGSAEYSAKIELKRQGVVLGQNLSKYFSDGSSNTFPVWFEYPVQIEPDTFYTASVILDGNELSYFGQEGMTEVQCGKVTVQFQCSSDSTNGTGVQGGQIPELIFYA comes from the exons tATGTTTTAGCTGTTGGGAGCTCTGTTTTCCATGCAATGTTTTACGGAGAACTTGCCGAGGACAAAGATGAAATCCGTATACCAGATGTCGACCCTGCTGCTTTTCTCGCTATGCTGAA ATACATCTATTGTGATGAAATTGACTTGGCTGCTGACACAGTCTTGGCCACTCTTTATGCTGCCAAAAAGTACATCGTCCCTCACCTCGCCCGGGCCTGCGTCAATTTCCTGGAGACCAGCCTGAGCGCCAAGAACGCCTGTGTCCTCCTGTCCCAGAGCTGCCTGTTTGAGGAACCGGACCTGACCCAGCGGTGCTGGGAGGTGATCGACGCCCAGGCCGAGCTCGCTCTCAAGTCTGAGGGGTTCTGTGATATTGACTTCCAGACACTAGAAAGTATCCTCCGCAGGGAAACTCTGAATGCCAAAGAAATTGTGGTTTTCGAGGCAGCTCTCAACTGGGCTGAAGTGGAATGCCAGCGACAAGATCTGGCTTTGAGCATTGAAAACAAGCGCAAGGTCCTCGGGAAGGCGCTTTACTTGATCCGCATCCCGACCATGGCCCTGGACGATTTTGCAAACGGTGCTGCACAGTCTGGAGTCTTAACTCTGAACGAGACGAACGACATCTTCCTTTGGTACACCGCGGCCAAGAAGCCCGAGCTGCAGTTCGTGAGCAAAGCCCGCAAGGGCCTCGTCCCGCAGCGCTGCCACCGTTTCCAGTCGTGCGCCTACCGGAGCAACCAGTGGCGCTACCGGGGCCGCTGCGACAGCATCCAGTTCGCCGTCGACAAGAGGGTGTTCATCGCGGGCTTCGGGCTGTACGGCTCCAGCTGCGGCTCAGCCGAGTACAGTGCCAAGATCGAACTCAAGCGGCAGGGTGTCGTCCTGGGGCAGAACTTGAGCAAGTACTTCTCAGACGGCTCCAGCAACACCTTCCCCGTGTGGTTCGAGTACCCGGTGCAGATTGAGCCAGACACCTTCTACACGGCCAGCGTGATCCTGGACGGCAATGAGCTCAGCTACTTTGGACAGGAAGGCATGACAGAAGTTCAGTGTGGCAAAGTCACTGTCCAGTTCCAGTGCTCGTCGGACAGCACCAACGGCACTGGGGTGCAGGGGGGTCAGATCCCCGAACTTATATTCTACGCTTGA